The Pelistega ratti genome window below encodes:
- a CDS encoding aminoacyl-histidine dipeptidase: MMSKEIVAFTPQPVWQWFSDICAIPHPTFHEQALRDFIIKKAEEKGLSVKRDEIGNILIQKNGTAGMENRARVAIQAHIDMVAQKTVESTHQFETDPIQLRIVDGWLFATDTTLGADNGIGAAMALAIVFSEDIPHPPLDIILTVEEEIGMGGARALSPEWLTAPYLINLDSEDEGALFIGCAGGRDATFSLPFITSMTQGNAYRVQVSGLRGGHSGIDIHTGRANANLVLARVLDVLYHHQPFQLADIKGGTLRNVITREAYADIICQGELPDTLIQTLEATLKAELGDIEPHLQLSVVKNNTVTEACSVADTAKMIRLIRTIPNGVLRMSTDFKGIVETSISMGVVAVENQSLTIHCLMRSLLETPKDDISQRLQALADLAGAMVEVSDDYPGWKPDPSSPLLAKCQTLFTNFYGKAPTIEVIHAGLECGILKGHAPKMDMISFGPNIRSAHSPNECVEIASVDKCWQVFCQLLKEGF; the protein is encoded by the coding sequence ATGATGTCAAAAGAAATTGTCGCTTTTACCCCCCAACCCGTATGGCAATGGTTTAGTGATATATGTGCAATCCCTCATCCCACCTTTCATGAGCAAGCACTACGGGATTTTATTATCAAGAAAGCAGAAGAAAAAGGTTTATCTGTTAAGCGTGATGAGATAGGTAATATTCTTATTCAAAAGAATGGTACAGCAGGTATGGAAAACCGTGCTCGTGTGGCTATTCAAGCTCATATTGATATGGTGGCACAAAAAACGGTAGAGAGTACACATCAATTTGAAACTGATCCTATTCAATTACGAATAGTGGATGGATGGCTTTTTGCGACAGATACTACATTAGGTGCAGATAATGGGATTGGTGCGGCGATGGCATTAGCTATTGTTTTTTCAGAAGATATTCCTCATCCGCCACTTGATATTATCCTAACCGTTGAAGAAGAAATCGGTATGGGAGGTGCAAGAGCTTTATCACCAGAATGGCTAACCGCGCCTTATTTGATTAACCTTGATTCAGAAGATGAAGGGGCATTATTTATTGGTTGTGCGGGTGGTCGAGATGCAACTTTTTCTTTACCCTTTATTACATCTATGACACAGGGCAATGCTTACCGTGTGCAAGTATCAGGGTTAAGAGGAGGACATTCAGGTATTGATATCCATACAGGACGAGCCAATGCTAATTTAGTATTAGCACGCGTATTGGATGTGTTATATCATCATCAGCCTTTCCAATTGGCAGATATTAAAGGTGGCACTTTGCGTAATGTGATTACACGAGAAGCGTATGCGGATATTATTTGCCAAGGCGAGTTACCTGATACCCTTATTCAGACCTTAGAAGCGACACTGAAAGCAGAATTAGGGGATATAGAACCACATCTACAACTGAGTGTGGTGAAAAATAATACCGTAACAGAAGCTTGCTCAGTAGCTGATACGGCTAAAATGATTCGATTAATTCGTACTATACCGAATGGTGTACTAAGAATGAGTACCGATTTTAAAGGTATTGTAGAAACTTCGATTAGTATGGGTGTTGTTGCCGTAGAAAATCAATCACTAACAATTCACTGCTTAATGCGTTCATTACTAGAAACACCTAAAGACGATATATCGCAACGTTTACAAGCTTTGGCAGATTTAGCAGGTGCAATGGTAGAGGTTAGTGATGATTATCCCGGATGGAAGCCAGACCCAAGCTCACCTTTATTGGCGAAATGCCAAACTCTATTTACCAATTTCTATGGCAAAGCACCTACGATTGAGGTGATTCATGCAGGTTTAGAGTGTGGTATTTTAAAAGGTCATGCTCCCAAAATGGATATGATTTCTTTTGGTCCAAATATCCGTTCAGCCCATTCACCTAATGAGTGTGTAGAAATTGCTTCTGTAGATAAGTGTTGGCAAGTTTTTTGTCAGTTGTTGAAAGAGGGGTTTTAA
- a CDS encoding tetratricopeptide repeat protein encodes MKQTLSIQSILDLENNQERESAVVKLLNKALQDEDYSFAQEVAEFILYHGIVGLHFSYRLQLYSISWLSKYYHSMRIGEHQDNSLTEDDITNGALSCALKFRDVIPGIAFDIEASPEEIEKGNDQMFTFYTLSGLSTDSVYRSVMLQCILMGDEESTRELFDIWQTKQACEQLPDCQACVQHSLVEYHHFLGDFEQALKEATPILEGKVSCEHIPQASYYPIIDSLIRLGKYEQANSLLDEAITQIEDEENTYLFHIPYMAQLLTRLNRSEEASELLQHYNNDLVRLGSIYPYVYLQYLVALSPYHPDALSDAKRLAKLFDERNENSYYQAYVEFMYAKTTIH; translated from the coding sequence ATGAAACAAACTTTATCTATACAGTCTATTTTAGATTTAGAAAATAACCAAGAACGCGAGTCTGCTGTTGTTAAGTTATTAAATAAAGCGTTACAAGATGAAGACTACTCATTTGCTCAAGAAGTGGCGGAGTTTATCTTGTATCATGGTATCGTAGGATTGCATTTTTCCTATCGTTTACAACTATATAGTATCTCTTGGCTTAGCAAATACTACCATTCTATGCGTATAGGAGAGCATCAGGATAATTCATTAACAGAAGATGATATTACCAATGGTGCTTTGTCATGTGCACTTAAATTTAGAGACGTTATTCCTGGTATAGCATTTGATATTGAAGCAAGCCCCGAAGAAATCGAAAAGGGAAATGATCAAATGTTTACCTTTTACACCTTATCTGGGCTTTCTACTGATTCTGTCTATCGCTCTGTTATGCTACAGTGTATTTTAATGGGAGATGAAGAATCAACACGAGAACTCTTTGATATATGGCAAACTAAACAAGCCTGTGAACAACTACCTGATTGTCAAGCCTGCGTACAACATAGTTTAGTCGAGTATCACCACTTTTTAGGGGATTTTGAACAAGCACTAAAAGAGGCAACGCCTATTCTTGAAGGTAAAGTATCTTGCGAGCATATTCCTCAAGCGAGCTACTATCCTATTATAGATAGTCTTATTCGCCTAGGGAAATATGAACAAGCCAACTCATTACTTGATGAGGCAATCACCCAAATAGAAGACGAAGAAAATACCTACTTATTCCATATTCCTTATATGGCACAGCTACTCACACGCTTAAATCGTAGTGAAGAAGCTTCTGAATTATTACAACACTATAATAACGATTTAGTCCGCCTAGGTAGTATATATCCTTATGTCTATCTACAGTATTTAGTCGCACTTTCCCCTTATCATCCTGATGCACTTTCTGATGCAAAACGTTTAGCCAAATTATTTGATGAACGAAACGAAAATAGCTACTACCAAGCTTATGTAGAATTTATGTATGCCAAGACAACTATTCACTAA
- a CDS encoding BCCT family transporter — translation MKTTFNLKVFIPSFIFMVIIGTLGMIVPKKMKTTLDIAQAFTFNHFSWFYILAVSLFLAFLIALVCSRLGDIRLGADDEDPEYPFFSWLAMLFAAGMGVGLMYFGVAEPLMHYASPITEDNIDKNAMLYTFFHWGIHPWAIYGIMALALAFFGYRYRLPLSLRSTFYPLFKEKINGTVGNVIDGFGLLATVFGIVTTLGFSAIQLNSGLHSLGIVDEVGFYPQMLIIIVVTSVAILSAISGVGKGVRRLSELNLLLALSLLLFILFYGPTVKLLGSFVENVGYYLSHVTEMSFKTFSYDTEHQAWFTGWTVLYWTWWASWAPFVGLFIARISRGRTIREFVIGVLIAPTVFSLLWFTIFGNSGLWVNEVNNGALSAFTSTPEILLFKFLGHFPFYQVSSIVALIILSMFFITSADSGIIVLNNIASGGSSRPSPRWQSILWGILLITMAIALLRTDGLGAVQAVTLIVALPFMVIMVGMCVSLIRGLRSDARYFDKKLNAASVFWSGDRWKQHLNQILHQTQASDMDNFFKKTVRPAFESLRQELVNKHQLQVIINEFTEPEMAMELVIEKGQWRNFLYGVKVQSSKVHDALADEDALPKLDKTEVHEPFTYFGDGRIGYDVQYMNKEELIADILKQYQRYLNLMHTEELALMMQAPIDGETSN, via the coding sequence ATGAAGACGACATTTAATTTAAAAGTATTTATCCCGAGTTTTATCTTTATGGTGATTATCGGGACACTAGGAATGATAGTTCCTAAAAAAATGAAAACAACCTTAGATATTGCTCAGGCTTTTACCTTTAACCATTTTAGTTGGTTTTATATCTTAGCGGTATCTTTATTTTTAGCTTTTTTAATTGCATTAGTATGTAGCCGCCTAGGTGATATTCGCTTAGGAGCAGATGATGAAGATCCAGAATATCCTTTCTTCTCATGGCTAGCGATGCTATTTGCCGCAGGTATGGGTGTAGGATTAATGTATTTTGGTGTAGCAGAGCCTTTAATGCACTATGCATCACCGATTACCGAGGATAATATTGATAAAAATGCCATGCTTTATACCTTTTTCCATTGGGGAATTCATCCGTGGGCGATTTATGGCATTATGGCATTAGCCTTAGCCTTTTTTGGCTATCGTTATCGTTTACCTTTATCATTACGTTCAACATTCTATCCGCTATTTAAAGAAAAAATTAATGGTACAGTAGGTAATGTGATTGATGGTTTCGGACTATTGGCAACGGTTTTTGGTATTGTTACGACATTAGGGTTTAGTGCAATCCAATTAAATTCAGGTTTACACAGTCTTGGGATTGTTGATGAGGTTGGTTTTTATCCTCAAATGCTGATTATCATCGTGGTGACTTCTGTCGCAATTTTATCTGCTATATCAGGTGTGGGTAAAGGTGTTAGACGCTTGAGTGAATTAAACCTATTATTAGCATTATCCCTTTTATTATTTATTCTCTTTTATGGTCCTACGGTAAAACTACTCGGATCGTTTGTTGAAAATGTGGGTTATTACCTTAGTCATGTTACAGAGATGAGTTTTAAAACTTTCTCGTATGATACAGAACATCAGGCTTGGTTTACAGGGTGGACGGTATTGTACTGGACATGGTGGGCTTCTTGGGCTCCTTTTGTTGGCTTGTTTATTGCTCGTATTTCCAGAGGCCGTACAATCCGAGAATTTGTTATTGGTGTTTTAATTGCCCCTACGGTATTTAGTTTATTGTGGTTTACTATTTTTGGTAATTCAGGACTTTGGGTAAATGAGGTAAATAATGGTGCTTTATCTGCCTTTACGAGTACACCAGAAATTTTACTCTTTAAATTCTTAGGGCATTTTCCTTTCTACCAAGTTAGTAGTATTGTTGCTTTAATTATTTTATCGATGTTCTTTATTACCTCTGCTGACTCAGGTATTATTGTATTAAATAATATTGCTTCAGGGGGAAGTAGCCGACCTAGTCCACGCTGGCAAAGTATTCTGTGGGGGATATTACTGATTACCATGGCAATTGCTTTATTACGGACAGATGGCTTGGGTGCGGTACAAGCGGTTACATTAATTGTTGCCTTACCCTTTATGGTGATTATGGTTGGTATGTGTGTTAGTTTGATAAGAGGTTTACGTTCAGATGCCCGTTATTTTGATAAGAAATTAAATGCTGCGAGTGTTTTCTGGAGTGGTGATCGTTGGAAACAACATTTAAATCAAATTCTTCATCAAACACAAGCCAGTGATATGGATAATTTCTTTAAGAAAACTGTACGTCCTGCTTTTGAATCTTTACGTCAAGAATTAGTTAATAAGCATCAATTACAAGTGATTATTAATGAATTTACAGAGCCTGAAATGGCAATGGAATTAGTGATTGAAAAAGGACAGTGGCGTAATTTCTTATATGGGGTTAAAGTACAGTCCTCTAAAGTTCATGATGCACTAGCCGATGAAGATGCTTTACCAAAATTGGATAAAACCGAGGTGCATGAACCTTTTACCTATTTTGGTGATGGTCGTATTGGTTATGATGTACAGTACATGAATAAAGAAGAGTTAATAGCGGATATTCTTAAACAATATCAACGTTACCTTAACTTGATGCATACAGAAGAGCTTGCTTTAATGATGCAAGCACCGATTGATGGGGAAACATCAAACTAA